From the genome of Streptomyces sp. NBC_00523:
CGGACGCCCTGGAGCTGCTGCGCCGCACGATCCGCGAGAAGGGCGCGATGACGGTCGGCGCGTACACGACGTCCCCGGAGGTGGAACGCGCGCTGGAGGACGTCTGCCTGGACGAGTCCGCCCAGCTCTCCCTGAACCTCACCGGCGGCGTGTACGTCAACCAGACGGCGGCGTTCTCCGACTACCACGGCTCGGGCGGCAACCCAGCGGCCAACGCGGCCCTCTGCGACGGCGCCTTCGTCTCGAACCGCTTCCGCACGATCGAGGTCCGCCGCCAGAACTGAGGCCGCGCGAATCCCACCCTCACCGGCGTGAACTTCAGCCTCGCCGGCGTTTGGGGCGCGGGGTCCGGGGCGGAGCCCCGGTTACGGGAAGGGGCGGGTAGGGGAAAGGGCCCGCCGCAGGCGTACGCCCCACCCCGCCCCGCGCCAGTCCCACCTCACCCAGGAATCACCGCATACCGAGCCACCCAGGCATGCATAGCGATGGCGGCGGCCGCCCCCGCGTTGATCGACCGCGTAGACCCGAACTGCGCAATGGAACACACCACCTCCGCACACCGCCGAGCCTCCTCCGTCAGCCCGGGCCCCTCCTGCCCGAACAGGAGGACACACCGCCGAGGCAGCACCGTCCGCTCCAACGGCACCGCCCCCGGCAGGTTGTCGATCCCGACGATCGGCAGCCCCTCGGCCGCCGCCCAGGCGGTCAGGCTCGCGGTGTCGGGGTGGTGCCGGACATGCTGGTAGCGGTCGGTGACCATCGCCCCGCGCCGGTTCCAGCGCCGCCGCCCGACGATGTGCACCTCCTTGGCCAGGAACGCGTTCGCGGTCCGCACCACGGACCCGATGTTGAAGTCGTGGCCCCAGTTCTCCACGGCCACGTGGAAATCGTGGCGGCGCAGATCGAGGTCGGCGACGATCGCCTCACGGGTCCAGTACCGGTACTCGTCGCCCACGTTGCGCCGGTCGCCACCGGCCAGCAGCTCGGGGTCGTACCGCTCGTCCTCGGGCCAGGGCAGCGGATGCGGCCCGACACCGATCTCCGTCCCGAACCCCTCGTCGTACTGCGCGGGCTCGTCGCCCACGGGCGCGCCGCCGCCGCTGGTCTCACCGGTGCTGCCGGTCTCACTGCTCACCCGACGAGGGTATGGCTCCCGTCGCCGCCGGGCTCCGGTGCCTCCGGGCCGCCGCCGACGGCACGCGGCGCCGGTACCCGTACCCGCCGCCGGAACACCCGCTGACGCCCGGCCGCCACCCGCGCGCCGAGCCACACCAGGAAGGCGGTCGGCAGGAAGACGGCGTCCGCGGCGATCATGGCCATCGAGAAGAACGGCAGCCCCAGCAGGAGCGCGATCCCCGCGTGCTCGCAGATCATCGCGCCGAGCAGGAAGTTCTTCACGCGCCGGTTGAAGAGGGTGAACGGGAAGGCCACCTGCACGATGACCGTGGCGTACGACAGCACCATGACCATGACTCCGCTGGAAGCCAGGAGGTCCGACAGGGCGGGCCACGGAGTGAAGTACTCCAGCTTCAGCGGGTAGTACAGCGCGGTGCCGTCCTGCCAGCGCGAGCCCTGGATCTTGTACCAGCCGGCCGTCGCGTAGATCAGGCAGACCTCGGCCATGATCACGACGAGGGTGGCGTTGTGGGCGAGGTTGGCGATGACGTCGAGAAGGGCACGGAGCTCGTTGCGCGGCGCGTACCGGTTCACGGCCCACCAGGCGCCCTGGCCGAGCCACAGGCACCACAGGAGGAGCGGCAGCCACACGGTCCCGCCCAGACCGCCCGCCACCGAGGCGCCCACCAGGACGGCGCCGAGCACCACCCACAGCACGATCCCGGCGGCCTCCCCGGGCACCCGTCGCCCACCGGCCGCCAGGTCGGCGTACTCCGCCGACTCGCGGCGCCGCGACCGTCGGGCGTCCAGCGACCAGACCTGCCCGCAGCGGGTCAGCGTCAGGTAGATGGCCATCAGATGGATGACGTTGTCGCCGCCGTCGCCCATGAAGATGCTGCGGTTCTGCAACGAGAGGACTCCGGCCATGAAGACCACGGAGACCGCGCGGGTGTGCCAGCCGAGCATCAGCAGGAGGGACGAGACCAGCGCCAGCGCGTAGACGGACTCGAACCAGACGTTGCTGTCCGACCACATGAGGGTCGTGAAGGCCTGGTTCCCGGATATCAGCTGCCGCGCCAGGTCCCAGCGCCAAGGCGCGTCGGGGCCGTACATCTCGTGCCGGTGGGGCAGCTCCCTGAGCAGGAACAGCAGGAAGGTGCCCGAGAAGCCGATGCGGATGACTGCGCTCTGGTACGGGCCGAGGGCCGAGGCCGTGATGCGGTGGATGAAGCCGGCGAGACCGCGGCTCGGATGCGGGGTACTCACTGGGCCGCCCCCAGGTCGTCGGCGGTGACCGTCCACCAGGGCAGGACGCGATAGGACGGGCCGGTGCTGATCTTCTCGTCGCTCCACTCGGGCGCCGCGACGGACCGTATCTCGGACCTGACCTGGATCCTCAGGACGGTCTCGCCGTCGTCCCGGCCGCCGACGCGCAGCATCACGAGGCGGCGGACGTACTTCTCGGACAGGGTGCCGCGCAGGCCGTTGGCCCGGTTCTTGTCGTCGTGCGATCCGGTGTAGAAGTCCCAGGCCCGGCGGAGTTCGTTCTGCTGGACGTGGCTGGGCAGCAGATTGCCGCGTATCGCCCGGCCGTCCTCGGCGGAGAGGTCCCGCCAGGCCGTCGTGCGGGGGCCGTCGGCCCCGGCTATCTCGGTGCGCACCTGAACGGACACGTTCTGCTGCAGGGGGTTGGGTGCGAAGAGCTTCCAGTTCTGTTCGAACTCGGGGTACACCCAGTCGTCCACCGCCGCGCCGTGCTGCTTGGTGAGCGTGTTGGAGGGCGCGACGTGCAGGAAGATCATGGCCAGCTGCATGCAGGCGAGCACCCCGAAGGCGGCGAGCGCCACGGCGGCGACGATCTGGTACGGAAACGAGAGCCCGGCCATTCCGCCGGCCGCCGCGGGCGCCGCCTCGACGGCGGGAACGGGTCCGCCCTCGTCGCTGGCGACCCTGTCGTCGTCCGAATCCATCCCGCCCCGATCGCGTCGGTTATCCACAGGGTTGACACCCTACGGGCCCCGGACTCACCATTGAAGACATTGAACCGAACGATCGGTCGGTAGGGAGTCCGGGATGGCGGCAGTGACTGCGAGCCAGACAGCGCAGACGGCAGCAGGCGACGGAGCGGGGCCCGATGCGGCGCTCCAGGCCGCCTTCGACGCGGCGGTGGCGGCCGACGAGCGCATCGAGCCGCGCGACTGGATGCCCGACGCGTACCGCGCCTCGCTGGTCAGGCAGATGGCC
Proteins encoded in this window:
- a CDS encoding TrmH family RNA methyltransferase translates to MSSETGSTGETSGGGAPVGDEPAQYDEGFGTEIGVGPHPLPWPEDERYDPELLAGGDRRNVGDEYRYWTREAIVADLDLRRHDFHVAVENWGHDFNIGSVVRTANAFLAKEVHIVGRRRWNRRGAMVTDRYQHVRHHPDTASLTAWAAAEGLPIVGIDNLPGAVPLERTVLPRRCVLLFGQEGPGLTEEARRCAEVVCSIAQFGSTRSINAGAAAAIAMHAWVARYAVIPG
- a CDS encoding DUF5819 family protein, encoding MDSDDDRVASDEGGPVPAVEAAPAAAGGMAGLSFPYQIVAAVALAAFGVLACMQLAMIFLHVAPSNTLTKQHGAAVDDWVYPEFEQNWKLFAPNPLQQNVSVQVRTEIAGADGPRTTAWRDLSAEDGRAIRGNLLPSHVQQNELRRAWDFYTGSHDDKNRANGLRGTLSEKYVRRLVMLRVGGRDDGETVLRIQVRSEIRSVAAPEWSDEKISTGPSYRVLPWWTVTADDLGAAQ
- a CDS encoding HTTM domain-containing protein, encoding MSTPHPSRGLAGFIHRITASALGPYQSAVIRIGFSGTFLLFLLRELPHRHEMYGPDAPWRWDLARQLISGNQAFTTLMWSDSNVWFESVYALALVSSLLLMLGWHTRAVSVVFMAGVLSLQNRSIFMGDGGDNVIHLMAIYLTLTRCGQVWSLDARRSRRRESAEYADLAAGGRRVPGEAAGIVLWVVLGAVLVGASVAGGLGGTVWLPLLLWCLWLGQGAWWAVNRYAPRNELRALLDVIANLAHNATLVVIMAEVCLIYATAGWYKIQGSRWQDGTALYYPLKLEYFTPWPALSDLLASSGVMVMVLSYATVIVQVAFPFTLFNRRVKNFLLGAMICEHAGIALLLGLPFFSMAMIAADAVFLPTAFLVWLGARVAAGRQRVFRRRVRVPAPRAVGGGPEAPEPGGDGSHTLVG